From the Burkholderia mayonis genome, one window contains:
- a CDS encoding alpha-2-macroglobulin family protein — protein sequence MKHDDKHNTPNRTAARLLWRIGAVATLGAVAAPSLQADAARTTSVSPQGTVAEVRQAVVKFDEAMVAFGSASAPDPARVACTDSAAGRGQGHWLDDKTWVYDFESDLPPGVRCTVSLNDALRSVAGHAVTGPRRFAFETGGPFPVSVRPGSREIEERQVFVIKLNGPADERSALANIWCEAAGIGNRIPVTLAEASTRAALLDHFRWKKDAARVLTLSCAQALPASAKMQLVYGKGVASPSGIANDTERRFDYTVRAPFAASFSCERENAKAPCTPLRPLTLSFNAPIARQSAEKIRLRGPDGAIEPFFKPDDRSEEVTNVQFAAPLPAQAALTLDLPSGLRDVTGRTLSNADLFPLATRTAPMPPLAKFSSGTFGIVERFAEPGAPALIPVTLRNVEADLHVAGLNTGGAQFANLKVENDAAIRAWMRLVDRFDGRAMTVESIDKLRPGLLARDQHPVYVPLAAGERQPKPQHRQIDIRSLSLLAGEPGVQTLTLPKADPKALRPFEVVGVPIDKPGFYVLELASPALGRSLLAKPSKMYVRTAVLVTNLGVHLKQGRENSVVWVTTLDRGKPVPNAQVRVSDCNGDAIAAGRTDAHGLLAIDTPFEPKRECDYSKGDGDYFVSARVDDPKTGPDMAFVRSSWNRGIESWRFNVPTDTSRTPTVRAHTVFDRTLVRAGETVSMKHFVREETLQGLAFPAHYPARATIRHLGSGQTYRVPLAWAADHSADTRFTLPAAAKLGEYSVELEDGDEDAPSASYYGGSFRVEAFRLPVFKGSIGARDAKTSPLVGAEEAPLAVQIDYVSGGGASNLPVQVSALLQSAAPPFTEQYADFSFTPYRPETDGGMVDDDMQDDDSASRGNDPDAAKLIADKIPLTLDRTGSGSLTLKGLPAVDAPKRIALEATFADPNGEVQTIRGDAMLWPAAVVAGIKAGHWVSVGQRVPVQALVVDLQGKPRASAAVEIKGVARVTTSSRKRMVGGFYAYDNKHDTHDLGVLCSGKTDAQGRLSCDATLAQAGNVQLIAVAKDGGGRTSNASTSVWVTRDDELWFGGDNTDRIDVIPEKTAYEPGETARFQVRMPFRYATALVAVERGGVMETRVVELNGKNPAVDLKVGDTWGPNVYVSVLALRGRLREVPWYSFFTWGWKAPLEWARAFWREGRRYEAPTALVDLSKPAFRYGLGEIKVGTGAHKLGVAVTTDAARYPVRGHAHVRVKVTQPDGRPAPAGTQIALAAVDEALLELMPNRSWDLLDAMLQRRAYGVETATAQMEIVGRRHFGRKAVPAGGGGGMAPTRELFDTLLLWNPRVALDANGSATVDVPLNDALTRFRIVAIAATGADRFGTGSATIRSAQDLQLISGLPPLVREGDAFRAQVTVRNATDRKMDVVVTPRVPGVDVAPQTVSLAPDAAREIAWTVTVPEQAIDAAGALSWRIEAAEQGGKRAADALAVTQKVVPALPVTVQQATLAQVDGTLTLPVAPPAGAAANAQGAPRGGIAVSLQSKLADGLPGVQRWFERYPYRCLEQQASRAIGLRDPAQWQALTARMPVYLDRDGLASYFPPSSDDAHQGSPPLSAYLLVLADEAGRLDSRFALPEDVRTQLESGLARFVEGRIERDTWAPRQDRDLRKLAAIEALSRYGAAQGRMLGSIEIAPNQWPTSAVIDYHAILSRVKDIPQRDERRAQAEQILRARLTYQGTQLVFSTARDDDLWWLMTSNETNAARLALEFAGDAGWQDEMPRVTAGLLALQRNGAWQTTTANALGLLAVERFSRAYERAPVTGTTKVTLGADARSIAWSQPAAAAGAATAAPATAVAASTAAISTAAASTTAISTAATRSAAVRSVMLPWPRAARAPGTLSVVQEGSGRPWATIESLAAAPLRAPFAAGYRIAKTVTPVSPAVKGALTRGDVLRVRIDIDAQSDMTWVVVNDPIPSGATILGSGLGRDSEAATQGEKSPDAAWPAFVERDFDGYRAYYDYLPKGKFTVEYTVRLNNVGTFGLPPTRVEALYAPSVYGLWPNPPVTVKPADAGKP from the coding sequence TCGTCATCAAGCTGAACGGCCCGGCCGACGAACGCTCGGCGCTCGCGAACATCTGGTGCGAGGCGGCCGGCATCGGCAACCGCATTCCCGTCACGCTCGCCGAAGCATCGACGCGCGCCGCGCTGCTCGATCATTTCCGCTGGAAAAAGGACGCCGCGCGCGTGCTGACGCTGTCGTGCGCGCAGGCGCTGCCCGCGAGCGCGAAGATGCAGCTCGTCTACGGCAAGGGCGTCGCGAGCCCGAGCGGCATCGCGAACGACACCGAACGGCGCTTCGACTACACCGTTCGCGCGCCGTTCGCCGCGAGCTTCTCGTGCGAACGCGAGAACGCGAAGGCGCCTTGTACGCCGCTGCGCCCGCTGACCCTGTCGTTCAACGCGCCGATCGCGCGTCAGTCCGCCGAAAAGATCCGGCTGCGCGGCCCGGACGGCGCAATCGAGCCGTTCTTCAAGCCCGACGACCGCTCGGAGGAAGTCACGAACGTCCAGTTCGCCGCGCCGCTGCCCGCTCAGGCCGCGTTGACGCTCGATCTGCCGTCCGGCCTGCGCGACGTCACCGGGCGCACGCTGTCCAACGCCGACCTGTTCCCGCTCGCGACGCGCACTGCGCCGATGCCGCCGCTCGCGAAATTCTCGTCGGGCACGTTCGGCATTGTCGAGCGCTTCGCCGAACCGGGTGCGCCCGCGCTCATACCCGTCACGCTGCGCAACGTCGAGGCCGATCTGCACGTCGCGGGCCTCAATACGGGCGGCGCGCAGTTCGCGAACCTGAAGGTCGAGAACGACGCGGCGATCCGCGCGTGGATGCGGCTCGTCGATCGCTTCGACGGCCGCGCGATGACCGTCGAATCAATCGACAAGCTTCGCCCCGGCCTGCTCGCGCGCGATCAGCATCCCGTCTACGTGCCGCTCGCGGCAGGCGAGCGGCAGCCGAAACCGCAGCATCGGCAGATCGACATTCGCTCGCTGTCGCTGCTCGCGGGCGAGCCCGGCGTTCAGACGCTGACGCTGCCGAAGGCCGACCCGAAAGCGCTGCGTCCGTTCGAGGTCGTCGGCGTGCCGATCGACAAGCCCGGCTTCTACGTGCTCGAGCTCGCGTCGCCGGCGCTCGGCCGCTCGCTGCTCGCGAAGCCGTCGAAGATGTACGTGCGCACCGCCGTGCTCGTCACCAATCTCGGCGTGCACCTGAAGCAGGGGCGCGAGAACAGCGTCGTATGGGTGACGACGCTCGACAGGGGCAAGCCCGTGCCTAACGCGCAGGTGCGCGTGTCCGACTGCAACGGCGACGCGATCGCCGCCGGCAGGACCGACGCGCACGGGCTGCTCGCGATCGACACGCCGTTCGAGCCGAAGCGCGAATGCGACTATTCGAAGGGCGACGGCGACTACTTCGTGTCGGCCCGCGTCGACGATCCGAAGACCGGCCCCGACATGGCATTCGTGCGTTCGAGCTGGAATCGCGGCATCGAGTCGTGGCGCTTCAACGTGCCGACCGACACGAGCCGCACGCCGACCGTGCGCGCGCACACCGTGTTCGACCGCACGCTGGTGCGCGCGGGCGAGACGGTATCGATGAAGCACTTCGTGCGCGAGGAGACGCTGCAGGGTCTCGCGTTCCCCGCGCACTACCCGGCGCGCGCGACGATCCGCCATCTCGGCAGCGGCCAGACGTATCGCGTGCCGCTCGCGTGGGCCGCCGATCACAGCGCGGACACGCGCTTCACGCTGCCCGCCGCCGCGAAGCTCGGCGAATACAGCGTCGAGCTCGAAGACGGCGACGAGGACGCACCGAGCGCCAGCTACTACGGCGGCAGCTTCCGCGTCGAGGCGTTCCGGCTGCCCGTCTTCAAAGGCTCGATCGGCGCGCGCGACGCGAAGACGAGCCCGCTCGTCGGCGCGGAGGAAGCGCCGCTCGCGGTGCAGATCGACTACGTGTCGGGCGGCGGCGCGTCGAACCTGCCAGTGCAGGTGTCGGCGTTACTGCAAAGCGCCGCGCCGCCGTTCACCGAGCAGTACGCCGATTTCAGCTTCACGCCGTACCGCCCCGAGACCGACGGCGGCATGGTCGACGACGACATGCAGGACGACGACAGCGCGTCGCGCGGCAACGATCCCGACGCGGCGAAGCTGATCGCCGACAAGATCCCGCTGACGCTCGATCGCACGGGCTCCGGCTCGCTGACGCTGAAGGGCCTGCCCGCCGTCGACGCGCCGAAGCGCATCGCGCTCGAAGCGACGTTCGCCGATCCGAACGGCGAGGTCCAGACCATTCGCGGCGACGCGATGCTGTGGCCGGCCGCGGTCGTCGCGGGCATCAAGGCGGGCCACTGGGTGTCGGTCGGCCAGCGCGTGCCGGTGCAGGCGCTCGTCGTCGATCTGCAGGGCAAGCCGCGCGCGTCGGCGGCGGTCGAGATCAAGGGTGTCGCGCGCGTGACGACGTCGTCGCGCAAGCGGATGGTCGGCGGCTTCTATGCGTACGACAACAAGCACGATACGCACGACCTCGGCGTGCTGTGCTCCGGCAAGACCGACGCGCAAGGCCGCCTGTCGTGCGACGCAACGCTCGCGCAGGCCGGCAACGTGCAGTTGATCGCCGTCGCGAAGGATGGCGGCGGCCGCACATCGAATGCATCGACGTCCGTGTGGGTCACGCGCGACGACGAGCTCTGGTTCGGCGGCGACAACACCGATCGGATCGACGTCATTCCGGAAAAGACCGCCTATGAGCCGGGCGAAACGGCCCGCTTCCAGGTGCGGATGCCGTTCCGTTACGCGACCGCGCTCGTCGCCGTCGAGCGCGGCGGCGTGATGGAGACGCGCGTCGTCGAGCTGAACGGCAAGAATCCGGCCGTCGATCTCAAGGTCGGCGACACGTGGGGGCCGAACGTCTACGTGTCGGTGCTCGCACTGCGCGGCCGGCTGCGCGAGGTGCCGTGGTACTCGTTCTTCACGTGGGGCTGGAAGGCGCCGCTCGAATGGGCGCGCGCGTTCTGGCGCGAAGGACGCCGCTACGAAGCGCCGACCGCGCTCGTCGACCTGTCGAAGCCGGCGTTCCGCTACGGTCTCGGCGAGATCAAGGTCGGCACGGGCGCGCACAAGCTCGGCGTCGCTGTGACGACCGACGCGGCCCGCTACCCGGTGCGCGGCCACGCGCACGTGCGCGTGAAGGTCACGCAGCCGGACGGACGGCCCGCCCCGGCCGGCACGCAGATCGCGCTCGCCGCGGTCGACGAAGCGCTGCTCGAACTGATGCCGAACCGGAGCTGGGATCTGCTCGACGCAATGCTGCAGCGTCGCGCCTACGGCGTCGAGACCGCGACCGCGCAAATGGAGATCGTCGGCCGCCGCCACTTCGGCCGCAAGGCGGTGCCGGCGGGCGGCGGCGGCGGAATGGCGCCGACGCGCGAGCTGTTCGACACGCTGCTGCTGTGGAACCCGCGCGTCGCGCTCGACGCGAACGGCAGCGCGACCGTCGACGTGCCGCTCAACGATGCGCTGACGCGCTTTCGGATCGTCGCGATCGCGGCGACGGGCGCCGACCGCTTCGGCACCGGCAGCGCGACGATCCGCAGCGCGCAGGACCTGCAGCTGATCTCCGGCCTGCCGCCGCTCGTCCGCGAAGGCGATGCGTTCCGCGCGCAGGTCACGGTGCGCAATGCGACGGATCGCAAGATGGACGTCGTCGTGACGCCGCGCGTGCCGGGCGTCGACGTCGCGCCGCAGACCGTCTCGCTCGCGCCCGATGCCGCGCGGGAAATCGCGTGGACCGTCACCGTGCCGGAGCAGGCGATCGACGCGGCGGGCGCGTTGAGCTGGCGCATCGAAGCGGCCGAGCAAGGCGGCAAGCGCGCGGCCGATGCGCTCGCGGTCACGCAGAAGGTCGTGCCCGCGCTGCCCGTGACGGTCCAGCAGGCGACGCTCGCGCAAGTCGACGGCACGCTGACCCTGCCCGTCGCGCCGCCCGCCGGCGCGGCGGCCAACGCGCAGGGCGCGCCGCGCGGCGGCATCGCCGTGTCGCTGCAGTCGAAGCTCGCCGACGGCCTGCCGGGCGTGCAGCGCTGGTTCGAGCGCTATCCGTACCGCTGTCTCGAACAGCAGGCGTCGCGCGCGATCGGCCTGCGCGATCCGGCGCAATGGCAGGCGCTGACCGCGCGGATGCCGGTCTACCTCGATCGCGACGGACTCGCGAGCTACTTCCCGCCGTCGTCCGACGATGCGCATCAAGGCAGCCCGCCGCTGTCCGCGTACCTGCTCGTCCTCGCCGACGAGGCGGGCCGCCTCGATTCGCGCTTCGCGCTGCCGGAGGACGTGCGCACGCAGCTCGAATCCGGACTCGCGCGCTTCGTCGAAGGCCGGATCGAACGCGACACATGGGCGCCGCGCCAGGACCGCGACCTGCGCAAGCTCGCGGCGATCGAGGCGCTGTCGCGCTACGGCGCCGCGCAAGGCCGGATGCTCGGCTCGATCGAGATCGCGCCGAATCAGTGGCCGACGTCGGCCGTCATCGACTATCACGCGATCCTCTCGCGCGTGAAGGACATCCCGCAACGCGACGAGAGGCGCGCGCAGGCCGAACAGATCCTGCGTGCGCGGCTCACGTACCAGGGCACGCAGCTCGTGTTCTCGACTGCGCGCGACGACGATCTGTGGTGGCTGATGACGAGCAACGAGACCAACGCCGCGCGGCTCGCACTCGAGTTCGCGGGCGACGCGGGCTGGCAGGACGAGATGCCGCGCGTGACGGCCGGCTTGCTCGCGCTGCAACGCAACGGCGCATGGCAGACGACGACCGCGAACGCGCTCGGCCTGCTTGCGGTCGAGCGCTTCTCGCGCGCCTACGAGCGCGCGCCCGTGACCGGCACGACGAAGGTGACGCTCGGCGCCGACGCGCGCTCGATCGCGTGGTCGCAGCCGGCAGCCGCGGCGGGCGCGGCAACGGCTGCCCCGGCAACGGCCGTCGCGGCGTCGACCGCCGCGATATCGACCGCGGCAGCATCGACGACCGCGATATCGACCGCCGCGACGCGGTCCGCCGCCGTGCGCAGCGTGATGCTGCCGTGGCCGCGCGCCGCACGCGCGCCGGGCACGCTCTCCGTCGTGCAGGAAGGCAGCGGCCGGCCATGGGCGACGATCGAGAGCCTCGCCGCGGCGCCGCTGCGCGCGCCGTTCGCCGCCGGCTACCGGATCGCGAAGACCGTCACGCCGGTGTCGCCCGCGGTCAAGGGCGCGCTCACGCGCGGCGACGTGCTGCGCGTGCGCATCGACATCGATGCGCAAAGCGACATGACGTGGGTCGTCGTCAACGATCCGATCCCGTCCGGCGCGACGATCCTCGGCTCCGGCCTCGGCCGCGATTCCGAAGCCGCGACGCAAGGCGAGAAGTCGCCCGACGCCGCATGGCCCGCATTCGTCGAGCGCGACTTCGACGGCTATCGCGCGTACTACGACTACCTGCCGAAGGGCAAATTCACGGTCGAGTACACGGTGCGCCTGAACAACGTCGGCACGTTCGGGCTGCCGCCGACGCGCGTCGAAGCGCTGTACGCGCCGTCCGTATACGGGCTGTGGCCGAATCCGCCGGTCACGGTCAAGCCGGCCGATGCGGGCAAGCCGTGA